The Acanthochromis polyacanthus isolate Apoly-LR-REF ecotype Palm Island chromosome 5, KAUST_Apoly_ChrSc, whole genome shotgun sequence genome includes a window with the following:
- the frmd4ba gene encoding LOW QUALITY PROTEIN: FERM domain-containing protein 4B (The sequence of the model RefSeq protein was modified relative to this genomic sequence to represent the inferred CDS: inserted 1 base in 1 codon; substituted 1 base at 1 genomic stop codon), with translation MAVRIIRGMEDLVASSSQLVWSLAHQTLRRWYNRGLMPCRRFLEAWFRIGKCYQMTEGRLCQVHLLDGRKLELLVQPKLLSRELLDLVASHFNLKEKEYFGLLFIDDTGQNNWLQLDRKVLDHDFSKTSXPLELKFLVRXVRFIERITFLKENTTVELFFLNAKSLVFNETIEVESGNVFKLAAFALQEAKGDYASVETATLDLKQLPVLPTRVLREHPSLNYCEDKVIEHYKKLKGLTRGQAIVQYLALVESLPTYGVHYYPVKDKQGIPWWLGVSYKGIGQYDLQDKLKPRKLFQWKQLENLYFREKKFAVEVNDPHRRAVTKRTFGQAGLVIHTWYASHSLIKTIWVMAISQHQFYLDRKQSKSKMTTTRSSGDIAMDLTEICPPRISKLSSIESKDQLIMASNGSLISAGSADSEVSEEQKKEKISELKKKEKDLQDTLTQKLEELKKICMREAELTGQLPKEYPLATGEKAPPVRRRVGTAFKLDDLFPYDEDPQLRNLESRFALQQKIVEAAMKLASEGDLCKTVKRKRKNNYLDSMRKLEEIEKEINAYRIKIGKKPTQRASLILADDVHPSDLSSLSDSLTLDDDDELGSQRQRSRSVQYSPRPHHAETLDIHYSKDRRSSANDQLGDSRLNYGQVQESFHYNHSDALSSHSSPFKPASRQPRDARSMPPTPLLTRNAYSSTQLRSEDAPQHFRQRSGSLESQSQCMTETKLPVPAFPVSPARRSNSTEVLDDGSSYTSQSSVEYSVPGNHTHRRRTRGRHRKDMYANTGSMPNLAQPDTRCYAYQPRARPTTTAYYVTGYPSYAEPEPYSNGVYVYDNEMEGHYNVNPSYHQTQTAYHSHDTHSHYGNDEIDGISQNPYATLRPPRNRPVPRSNEQVSKNIQKALVAEHLRGWYHRNAAHKQAAHNYDYDRGSQHSLGYQTMPAPYSHNNRNTAYSSVSSVSSSGNWHSHMSSRDMLEYDMPMHAPQSYSYTAAPYSHSAHNRYGTSQLLKGSWHSPDGQRRCAFYPASSSSSGSPSTSSLPSSSFPSSSYSPGCRVRQVTSSPSQPQSSRGHRLSKVSFAKDLT, from the exons ATGACAGAGGGCCGTCTGTGCCAGGTTCACCTCCTCGATGGCaggaagctggagctgctggttCAG CCGAAGCTGTTGTCCCGTGAGCTTCTAGACTTGGTGGCCTCGCACTTTAACTTGAAGGAGAAGGAATACTTTGGGTTGCTCTTCATAGATGACAC TGGACAGAATAACTGGCTCCAGCTGGATCGTAAAGTCCTCGATCATGACTTCTCTAAGACTT GGCCTTTGGAGCTCAAGTTCCTTGTAAGGTGAGTCC GTTTTATTGAGAGGATCACCTTCCTGAAAGAGAACACAACAGTGGAGCTGTTCTTCCTGAACGCTAAATCTTTAGTGTTTAAT GAGACCATTGAAGTGGAGAGTGGGAATGTTTTCAAGTTAGCTGCGTTCGCATTGCAG GAGGCCAAAGGAGATTACGCCAG TGTTGAGACTGCCACATTGGACCTAAAGCAGCTACCAGTCCTACCCACCAGAGTATTAAGGGAGCACCCATCTCTCAATTACTG TGAAGACAAAGTGATTGAACATTACAAGAAACTAAAGGGACTTACCAGAGGACAAGCCATTGTACA GTATCTGGCCCTGGTGGAGTCACTGCCAACATATGGAGTCCATTATTACCCAGTGAAG GACAAGCAGGGAATACCGTGGTGGCTGGGAGTCAGCTACAAAGGCATCGGCCAGTACGATTTGCAGGATAAGCTGAAACCAAGAAAG TTGTTTCAGTGGAAGCAGTTGGAGAATTTGTATTTCCGCGAAAAGAAATTTGCAGTGGAAGTGAACGACCCACACAG AAGAGCAGTGACCAAGCGAACTTTCGGACAGGCTGGACTGGTTATTCACACATGGTATGCCAGCCACTCTCTGATTAAAACCATCTGGGTGATGGCCATCAGTCAGCACCAGTTCTACCTGGACAGGAAGCAAAGCAAA TCAAAGATGACCACAACCAGGAGTTCAGGAGACATCGCCATGGACCTCACAGAGATCTGTCCCCCACGGATCAGTAAACTTTCCAGTATTGAGAGCAAAGATCAGCTAATAATGGCAAGCAATGGAAGCCTCATCTCAGCCG GTTCTGCTGACTCTGAAGTCAGCGAGGaacagaagaaagagaagatttctgaattaaaaaagaaagaaaaggaccTTCAAGACACACTGACGCAGAAACTTGAAGAGCTGAAAAAGATCTGCATGAGAGAAGCT GAGCTTACAGGCCAATTGCCTAAAGAGTATCCCTTAGCCACAGGTGAGAAGGCTCCACCAGTTCGACGTCGTGTTGGGACAGCCTTCAAGCTTGATGATCTTTTCCCGTATGATGAG gacCCACAACTGAGGAATTTGGAAAGCAGGTTTGCCTTGCAGCAGAAGATTGTGGAAGCAGCAATGAAGCTAGCCAGTGAGGGCGACCTCTGCAAGACAGtgaagagaaagaggaaaaacaactaCCTGGATTCTATGAGGAAGCTGGAGGAGATCGAGAAGGAAATCAATGCCTATAGGATCAAGATAGGAAAGAAACCTACCCAGAGAGCCTCACTGATCTTAGCAG ATGATGTCCACCCGTCAGACCTCAGCTCTCTATCTGACAGCCTCACTCTGGATGATG ATGATGAGCTCGGTTCCCAGAGGCAGAGGTCTAGATCTGTCCAATACTCCCCAAGACCACACCATGCAGAAACTCTGGATATTCATTACAGCAAGGACAGACGATCCTCTGCCAATGACCAGCTTGGAGACAGCAG ATTAAATTACGGCCAAGTCCAGGAATCGTTCCACTACAATCACAGTGATGCCTTATCAAGCCACAGCAGCCCGTTTAAACCAGCTTCCAGACAGCCACGTGATGCCCGCAGCATGCCCCCCACTCCCCTCCTCACCCGCAATGcatacagcagcacacagctcAG ATCAGAGGATGCTCCACAACATTTCCGTCAGCGCAGTGGGAGTCTGGAGTCCCAGTCTCAGTGTATGACAGAGACGAAGCTGCCTGTACCAGCATTCCCTGTCTCTCCAGCCCGACGCAGCAACAGCACCGAGGTTCTTGATGACGGCTCCTCCTACACAAGCCAGTCCAGCGTTGAGTACAGTGTTCCGGGTAACCACACCCATAGGCGCAGAACTCGTGGCCGCCACAGAAAGGACATGTACGCCAACACGGGCAGCATGCCCAACCTGGCTCAGCCAGACACCCGGTGCTATGCCTACCAGCCTCGGGCCAGACCCACCACGACAGCCTACTATGTCACAGGCTATCCAAGCTACGCGGAACCAGAGCCTTACTCCAATGGAGTCTATGTGTATGACAACGAGATGGAGGGCCACTATAACGTCAATCCCTCCTATCACCAAACCCAAACAGCTTATCACAGCCATGACACGCACAGTCACTACGGTAACGACGAGATAGATGGTATATCGCAGAACCCTTATGCCACGCTGCGGCCACCTAGGAACCGACCAGTGCCCCGCAGCAATGAGCAGGTCAGCAAGAACATCCAGAAAGCTCTGGTGGCTGAACACTTGAGAGGCTGGTACCATCGCAACGCTGCACACAAACAGGCTGCGCATAACTACGACTATGACAGAGGCTCCCAGCACAGCCTGGGTTATCAGACCATGCCTGCACCTTACAGccacaacaacagaaacactgCCTACTCATCAG TGTCCTCGGTGTCCTCCAGTGGAAACTGGCACAGCCACATGAGCAGTAGGGATATGTTGGAATATGACATGCCCATGCACGCTCCGCAGTCCTACTCATACACTGCAGCCCCCTACAGCCACTCCGCCCACAacag ATATGGCACCTCCCAGCTTTTAAAGGGCTCCTGGCACAGCCCAGATGGCCAGAGGCGCTGCGCCTTTTACCCTGCTAGTTCTTCCTCCTCCGGTTCCCCTTCCACTTCCTCCCTGCCCTCCTCTTcctttccctcctcctcctactcccCTGGCTGTCGGGTCAGGCAGGTGACCTCCAGCCCTTCGCAGCCACAATCCTCCAGAGGGCACAGGCTCAGTAAGGTGTCCTTTGCTAAAG ATCTTACCTAG
- the arl6ip5a gene encoding ADP-ribosylation factor-like 6 interacting protein 5a has translation MAKVELTPLRSWGDFFPGSERFGKPDVKDSAKWGNRVISNLLYYQTNYLAVAVAVFLIVGFLNPLGMFTAMTVVSGIFLGSVWAGENRTAISSFKRQNPTAFVIIVMVASYILISMLGSVMVFTSAITLPLALIFAHASFRLRNMKNKLENKMEFAGLKRSPMGILLEALDQQEENLQKIQGFLEGKRKE, from the exons ATGGCTAAAGTGGAGCTGACGCCGCTCAGATCGTGGGGCGACTTCTTCCCCGGTTCGGAAAGATTCGGGAAGCCAGACGTAAAAGATTCGGCGAAATGGGGCAACAGAGTCATCAGCAACCTGCTTTACTATCAGACAAATTATCTGGCTGTGGCCGTCGCTGTTTTCCTCATTGTCGG GTTCCTGAACCCTCTGGGGATGTTCACAGCCATGACCGTGGTGTCGGGCATCTTCCTGGGTTCAGTGTGGGCTGGAGAAAACAGAACTGCGATCAGCAGCTTTAAGAGGCAGAATCCCACAGCCTTTGTAATCATCGTCATGGTTGCCAGCTACATATTGATTTCTATGCTGGGGAGTGTCATGGTGTTCACCTCAGCGATCACTTTACCTCTGGCAT TGATATTTGCACACGCTTCCTTTCGCCTCCgcaacatgaaaaataaactggAGAACAAGATGGAGTTTGCAGGACTAAAGAGGTCACCGATGGGGATTTTGCTGGAAGCTCTGGATCAACAGGAGGAGAACTTACAGAAGATCCAGGGCTTCCTGGAGGGAAAACGGAAGGAGTGA